One window of Deltaproteobacteria bacterium genomic DNA carries:
- the gyrA gene encoding DNA gyrase subunit A — MQTQNIQNRLPVKLEEEMQKSYMDYAMSVIIGRALPDVRDGLKPVHRRVLYAMYDLSNDWNKPFKKSARIVGDVIGKYHPHGDMAVYDALVRMAQDFSLRYPLINGQGNFGSIDGDPPAAMRYTEVRMARLASELLSDIEKKTVEFAPNYDGSLTEPAILPARFPNLLVNGSSGIAVGMATNIPPHNLQEVIAAAIAVIQNPEITIEDLMVIIPGPDFPTAGFILGQSGIREAYLTGKGTIQLRARALIERQKRTEREAVVITELPYQVNKARLLEKIAELVQEKRIEGISDLRDESDREGMRIVIELKREAVAQVVLNQLFKHTQMQVTFGIILLAIVHGQPQTLTLKELIQHFINHRKEVVIRRSQFELGKAEANAHILEGLKIALDNLDRVISLIRSSKTPKDAKEGLMAKFSLSEAQAQAILEMRLQRLTNLEREKINEEYKEVIQLIARLRELLSNERLLFNLIGEELREIKERYGDERRTLIIEEAQEINLEDLIVEEDMVVTISHSGYIKRNAISLYRSQRRGGRGKMGMTTKEEDFVEHLFVASTHSYILFFTDAGKVFWLKVHEIPQAGRMSRGKAIINLLNLSGEEKITAILPVRTFEEGKYVIMTTKNGVVKKTDLMSYGHPRTGGIIALTLDPGDELISACLTDGTKEILLSSREGKAIRFSEEETRAIGRTARGVKGITLGKKDYLVSMDIITPGTLGAAILSVTEKGFGKRTPIEDYPLQSRGGKGVITIKTSPRNGNLVGVQQITEQDDVMLITEKGKIIRLRGEEISVIGRNTQGVKLIELEPGERVMAVTRLAEREEEPEGEQGIEESPEETPEEIGGEENS; from the coding sequence ATGCAAACCCAGAATATTCAGAACCGCCTCCCCGTCAAGCTGGAGGAGGAAATGCAGAAATCCTACATGGATTATGCCATGTCGGTAATTATTGGCCGGGCCTTGCCAGATGTTCGGGATGGGCTGAAACCCGTCCACCGCCGGGTGCTCTATGCCATGTACGATCTTTCCAACGACTGGAACAAGCCGTTCAAGAAATCGGCCAGAATCGTAGGAGACGTCATCGGAAAATACCATCCCCATGGGGACATGGCCGTTTATGATGCCTTAGTGCGTATGGCTCAGGATTTTTCTCTGCGGTATCCTTTAATTAACGGGCAAGGAAATTTTGGATCCATAGACGGAGACCCGCCAGCAGCCATGCGTTACACCGAGGTACGCATGGCCCGTTTGGCGAGTGAGCTCCTATCCGATATCGAAAAGAAAACGGTGGAATTTGCCCCCAACTATGACGGATCGCTGACGGAACCCGCCATCCTGCCGGCGCGCTTCCCCAACCTTTTGGTCAACGGTTCCTCGGGTATAGCCGTAGGCATGGCCACCAACATACCCCCTCACAACCTGCAGGAAGTGATCGCGGCGGCAATCGCCGTCATCCAGAATCCAGAAATCACCATCGAGGATTTGATGGTCATCATCCCCGGTCCGGATTTCCCCACGGCAGGATTCATCCTTGGGCAATCCGGGATTCGGGAGGCCTACCTTACGGGAAAGGGTACCATCCAGCTAAGAGCCCGCGCCCTGATCGAACGCCAGAAGAGGACAGAGCGGGAGGCGGTAGTAATCACGGAACTCCCCTATCAGGTGAATAAGGCCAGGCTCTTGGAAAAGATTGCCGAGCTCGTCCAAGAGAAAAGGATTGAAGGGATCTCCGACCTCAGGGATGAATCTGACCGGGAAGGGATGCGGATCGTTATCGAACTGAAAAGAGAGGCCGTCGCCCAGGTGGTCCTCAACCAACTCTTCAAGCATACCCAGATGCAGGTCACCTTCGGCATCATCCTCTTGGCCATCGTCCATGGCCAGCCGCAAACGCTTACCCTCAAGGAGCTGATCCAACACTTCATCAACCACCGCAAAGAGGTGGTCATCCGCCGCAGCCAGTTTGAGTTGGGAAAAGCCGAGGCCAATGCCCACATCCTGGAAGGCTTAAAGATCGCCCTGGATAACCTCGACCGGGTCATTTCCTTGATTCGCTCTTCTAAAACCCCCAAAGATGCCAAAGAAGGGCTGATGGCTAAATTCTCGCTCTCCGAAGCCCAAGCCCAAGCTATTTTGGAGATGCGTTTACAGCGCCTGACGAACCTGGAACGGGAAAAGATCAACGAGGAATATAAAGAAGTCATCCAACTCATCGCCCGCCTGCGGGAGCTCCTGAGCAACGAGCGACTTTTATTTAACCTGATCGGCGAAGAGCTTCGGGAGATTAAGGAACGCTACGGGGACGAACGGCGGACTCTGATCATTGAGGAAGCGCAAGAGATTAACCTCGAAGACTTGATCGTGGAAGAAGATATGGTCGTGACGATCAGTCACTCCGGCTATATCAAGCGCAATGCCATCAGTCTTTACCGCAGCCAAAGGCGGGGCGGGCGGGGGAAGATGGGCATGACCACCAAAGAAGAAGATTTTGTCGAGCACCTCTTCGTAGCCTCCACGCATAGTTATATCCTCTTCTTCACCGACGCCGGAAAGGTATTCTGGTTGAAAGTCCACGAAATACCCCAGGCGGGGCGTATGTCGCGGGGAAAAGCCATCATCAATTTGTTGAACCTTTCGGGAGAAGAGAAGATTACCGCCATCCTCCCCGTACGGACCTTTGAAGAGGGGAAATACGTCATCATGACCACGAAGAACGGTGTGGTCAAGAAGACCGACCTGATGTCTTACGGCCATCCACGCACGGGCGGAATCATTGCTCTGACCCTTGATCCGGGAGACGAGTTAATCTCGGCCTGCCTGACGGATGGAACGAAGGAGATCCTGCTCAGCTCCCGGGAAGGCAAGGCCATTCGCTTCTCCGAGGAAGAGACGCGCGCCATTGGGCGCACGGCCAGAGGGGTAAAAGGGATTACGCTGGGCAAAAAGGATTACCTGGTCTCCATGGATATCATCACCCCGGGAACTCTGGGGGCAGCCATTCTATCGGTCACGGAAAAAGGTTTTGGTAAGCGTACTCCCATTGAGGATTATCCCCTTCAAAGCCGTGGGGGGAAAGGCGTTATAACGATTAAAACTTCCCCGCGGAACGGGAATTTAGTGGGCGTGCAACAGATTACCGAGCAGGATGATGTCATGCTCATCACGGAAAAAGGGAAAATTATTCGCTTGCGGGGTGAAGAAATCTCGGTCATTGGGCGGAACACCCAGGGGGTGAAGCTCATTGAACTGGAGCCTGGAGAACGAGTGATGGCCGTTACCCGCTTGGCCGAGCGCGAGGAAGAGCCGGAGGGGGAACAAGGAATAGAAGAGAGCCCAGAGGAAACCCCGGAAGAAATCGGGGGAGAGGAAAATTCATAA
- a CDS encoding NAD(P)H-dependent glycerol-3-phosphate dehydrogenase: MAEFLTEKGRIGVIGAGSWGTTLANLLAEKGLPVDLWVFEEELFRAMQSKRENEFFLPGISLADNIRITHSLEEACTGKDILICAIPSHAVREVFSKGRPYIQEDALIISATKGLEDETFSTASQVLRDTIGQNLRTEIACLSGPSFAREVACKFPTAVAVAAAHPEAAQQAQILLARPYFRVYTNPDLIGVELGGATKNVMAIAAGASDGLGFGHSSRSALITRGLAEMTRLGVKMGADARTFFGLAGLGDLVLTCTGSLSRNRTVGLELGKGRRLKDILQGMRMVAEGIRTTKALRALAREREVEMPITDKVYEILYEGKDPREAVIELMSRDPRSEQEGT, translated from the coding sequence ATGGCCGAGTTTCTCACAGAAAAAGGGCGAATCGGCGTTATCGGCGCCGGAAGCTGGGGTACGACGCTGGCCAACCTCTTGGCCGAGAAAGGGCTACCCGTCGATCTCTGGGTTTTTGAAGAAGAACTCTTCCGGGCCATGCAAAGCAAAAGGGAGAATGAATTCTTCCTCCCCGGAATTTCACTCGCGGATAACATCCGGATAACTCATTCTCTGGAAGAAGCTTGTACCGGGAAAGACATCCTGATCTGTGCCATACCTTCCCATGCCGTGCGGGAAGTTTTTAGCAAGGGACGGCCTTACATCCAAGAGGATGCCTTGATTATTAGCGCCACCAAGGGACTCGAGGACGAAACCTTCTCCACCGCATCACAAGTTTTACGAGACACCATCGGCCAGAACCTCAGGACTGAAATTGCCTGCCTTTCCGGGCCGAGTTTTGCAAGAGAAGTCGCTTGTAAATTCCCCACGGCGGTCGCGGTGGCTGCGGCCCACCCGGAGGCCGCGCAGCAAGCGCAAATTCTTTTGGCCAGGCCTTACTTCCGGGTCTACACCAACCCTGACCTGATCGGCGTGGAGTTAGGGGGTGCGACCAAGAACGTCATGGCGATTGCCGCAGGGGCCTCCGACGGCTTAGGATTCGGGCACAGCTCCCGGTCGGCGTTAATCACGCGAGGATTAGCTGAGATGACCCGTCTGGGGGTAAAGATGGGAGCAGACGCGCGCACCTTTTTCGGGCTGGCCGGCTTAGGAGATCTGGTCCTGACTTGTACCGGAAGTTTAAGCCGGAATCGCACCGTCGGTTTAGAGTTGGGTAAAGGGCGGAGGCTCAAGGATATTCTCCAAGGAATGAGGATGGTCGCCGAGGGTATCCGTACCACCAAGGCCCTGCGAGCATTAGCCCGAGAACGGGAAGTGGAGATGCCCATTACGGATAAAGTTTATGAGATTCTTTACGAGGGCAAAGACCCACGGGAAGCCGTAATCGAGTTGATGTCCCGCGATCCCCGGTCCGAGCAGGAAGGAACGTAA